Within Diabrotica virgifera virgifera chromosome 7, PGI_DIABVI_V3a, the genomic segment GCTACTAATGTATGTTCCTtaggaagatgctgtggataggtgttgtttaagagtcgctactgatgcgattttaaaccttcaCAATTCCCGTCATTGCTAGATCCAGCATCtgcgtccagaagcagaaggcagGAATATTTTGTCGATCTAAGAACACCATCGAatctactattggtcgtagtctttctctatttgcttgtatctgtttagacctctgagagtatatctggttaatgactgacttttgcgggttgagATAACTTTGTGGAAAATCTAGATTAACCTGAAGGCACTCATTGTGGTCTGattgatgttttttcatgggatTCTATCGCTCCGTCGTTGCCCATTACTTTGGTGAAAGacgttaaaggtttcgtgacaaggttTTGGGCTGTCATTCCCTTTAttatgaccatatttttcattagaaaaataaaacgcaatacttgcGAAACAATCCTTTTTGAATGTGCGAAAGTACCAATTAACTCCTTTGtccaagtaacgcttcattttttttgttctttatgtGTACAGAGTATAGAAATTCATACGAATTTGATGGctgccaaggtcgttctaaccattggcactttgtaaaattatcaacattttgatttaaacaacatcctatgtcattcataaagcttccgttactgcttttgttcaattctagtccaaaagatatatttatcccctgttttgtacatacattattaaacaaattttgtttgaaactgaaaacatttgaactgcaaatatttaaatttataaaaaagatcaaggcaggttttgtttatatttgattcagagttggaccaccatctccatatagctatttcagcatccttatgcctcatcggtgaagctcagaagtctcaactctgaaggaaatacaaacaattctgccaatttaaggcaaaccatcgcaatgcaatgaacccacctctgagacgcaattcagcgacatctctcgtattacgaggaaaacaacgaaaagccccagatgcaaagtttactaccttttaaacaattagaataattgaaataaaaatataataaacaatattttaaatccaagacttttcgttaataaactgctttctggctgcatcccatatctccggattttacaatatatatttaaatttatattttttttattctcggagggggccatggcccccatggccccctcacTGGATCCGCCCTTGTATCTTTCCCGGAAAATATAGCCGAGTAAGAGTTGCACCGGTCAAAACTAAAGATGGAGTCTTCAAGCGCTCTATTACTAAATTGTGTCTTCTACCTCTACCAAATGACTATGTAAATTAAGTTAAGATAAGTTTAGTGTGTTTTCGCTTAGTAATGTTATAAGTTGATTTATGTTAGGTTAGGTTTATGTTAAAGCCAGCGCTTCAACGGAGGGGAGTATGTTGTGAACAGTTAAATTGGTTCGAATTTATGCACAAATGTCGCTTTTAAATTTGTTGGGACAATCTGTACCATTTTATAGTAGGATTTAAGAATTTTGTTTTAAGTGTTGTGTTAGGCACAAAAGATAAAACGCATATGTGGTTGCTATTAGACTCTAGCTTTGCGAACTAAGAAAAACATGTGAGGACTGAGGACATTCTTTTGTAAAGTGGCGTTTCTACCCTCAACGAACAAAGTAGGATATTATGGACAGTTATTAAATCTGCACAGTCCCTTTTAGTTCTCAGCGGATGAACACTTCTGTCTTCTGTTCGTGTGTGGTTGTTCTCCCATTCGCCCGCTCGCAATAAGTTTAAAAATGTCTCGCTCGTTATTGTAAACACGGTAATGTGTATAATAaagactctctctctctctctctctctctctctctctctttcgcTATTAAGACAATTTAATCGTTAAGATCGCGTATTTGTTAAATTCGTTGTTATGTTAATAAATGTGTTGTCgcttaaactttttatttttctactctGCTTACTTcttgtaagaaataaaaatgaagtttaGAAATTTAATTTCAGAAAAATTTGCATATAAGTAATGATGTAATTGCtcattaaaacatattttttgattattaatacCGTTTTATAAAACAATTTTCGAAAGGCCGAAGTCACTCTTGGCCGAAATTAACATTTTGTGACGTAACTCGTATACGATTggcaaaatttgacatttgatggttgaatcataggatttacatcatgcagaactttttataaagaataacttttttttcgtaaaattagtaataacaaaGTTTTACACATGTTCAATTATCCATAAGTAGAagctgtaaaattttaaaaattaggcaacCCCCATTTAGTACAGGCTTTTTACAGGCACCCCTATTTTAATTTATCCTATAGGCTTTGCACTTACCgatagtgttaattttttttgttaaacacgtcagtcaaatttataaaaaaaaatcattttttaattattaattaattatagtcagaacaggattatatcaggcaccccttgttttttataatgtttaacatactaatttacatataaaataatttttttccattaaacagatcggtgcagttccataggcgtaaccaggatgatcctaaggggggttacaactacctgaaaggggggggggttacaactactggaaggtctctgagggctatggtgttaagtgtatagagctcaaagtacatcccaatgggggggggggttataacccccaaaccccccctggttacgcctatgtgcactttgaccttatatcgtatcctcTACTATAGATTTTGTTGATTTCTTATGTTGTAACCTCCTTCAATATCGTTTATATTTAGATGTTCGCTGAAATGTTGTGCCCATCTGTTAAGAACTAAGTTTTTGTCATGTAGAATTTCACCGTTAGTGTCTCTACAAATTTTTAATCGTGGTTTAAATTCTCGACGGCTATTATTTAAGGATTGATAGTATTTtcttgtttcatttttatcaaataaactttGTATCTCATTGAGAGTGTTCTGTTCGTATTCTCTCTTCTTACGTCGATGGATACGTTTTTCCTCTCTTCTAAGACgtctatattcttctttttttttctccgTGTACAACCTGCGTCGATGGTTTTTTGATATGCTGCATTCTTTCTATTTGTGGCCATTTCACACTCATGATCAAACCAATGATTTCGTTTTTCTGACCTGGGGTTTTGCCCAATATTTCAACCGATTTCTGTAACACAATATCTCGTATATTTGCCCATAGTTGGTTAatgtcttctttttcttctaagTTTTCTGTCCTTATTTAATCTTCTATTTGCTGTCTGTATACATTTGCTATGTCGGGGTCTTTTAGTACTCAAATACTCAAAGTACAATTATTACCCGAATTTCTCGGGTACTTATTTCGAGTACATTCGAATGTAAATCCCGAAAAAAGGTAGAAGGGTAATAATTATCTCTGCATCTCTAAACATGTTTATGAGtcatgaaaacataaaataacatacaattccaactgaaataaaaaataagaattttaaaaattaatcatcGATTAAGAGTCAGTATAACACCACTCACACTCACTGATTAATTTTATTGGATTTTAAAATAACTCATTTTTCAAAGTTTTCATCAGTTAGAGCCTTTCTTCGAGGGCTATTAATTATTGTAGCATAAGAGAATAGGCGTTCTGTAGGCGCAGAAGAAGGCAAGCATGGATTATATCATCTTAGAAGAACTTTTTTAATTATAGGAATCTTTTTTTGCCTTCTAGAAATTTAACAAGTTCTAGTTGTATTTTGGATGATTTGATTGTTTCATTTTCAGACGATTGAGACGGCATGATGAGATTGGTTTCTTGTGTCTTGTTTAGGTGAATACTCTGGTTCATTGAAATCGAAAAAGCCATCTGGGATGGTATCATTTGAATCTCCTGTATCTAGTTCATCGCAATAATCAAAATAAGTTAGGTATACCGTATAACGATTCACTAAGCTACAAAAAACTACTTAAAGAGGAAagaggaaaggggcgcctaaaattacttgccccggggcgcttgaacGCCTTGGCGCGGCCCTGTCCATCTTGTTACAGCTGGATAACTTTTGACGAGTCCGATACTGAAAACGGCATTTTTGCGTGTTGCTATTAATTTGCTGTCCCACATGCAGCGACAAGTTTAGACTTGCAAAAGGTACTCGGAAAATGTATACGTGTAATAAACGCGGGTACCGGGTATTTTACCCATATGCTACGGGTACGAGTACcgagtactttattgaaaatgtactcgAGTACCGGGTACTGAGTACCCAAAATGTACTCAGAGTACAAAATTCGGGTACTTGTACCCGAATATTGCCCAGCTCTAcctatcataatgaagttcattatgatacaagTCGTGAAATTATAATTGATATACAGTCCGtataatttacttaccgttgcacgtcattatttacgccagagatctaagttgacatagttgtcaaagtataaaaaaatcctgaatccattttaaatcaaatagatcacataattattgtaaacgtggattgtacaacaaaacaaattaatattcaatgtaaataaataaaagcttaagaaatagagatagaacaagaattaagttataatcttacgttcaAGTAAATAATAAAACCAGTAAAcataataaaacagatacttatagtaaagaatataaacaaatatgaagtgtcatcaccgcaactgccAACAGGGCCGTCTTAGCAGTGCCGGATCTAGGAACCGCGAAACCCCGCGGCGCGGGGGGGCCCGGCCTGGTGGGGGCCCCTTCGGGGCCCCCTCCCCCATGATTTTTCTATGAttctgaaaaatcgattttatttcTCATGTATTGAATATTTTATACTAATAGTAGACTCCCGATTATCCACGAGCGGATTAACCACGTTGCGGATCAACCACGAtcgtcaaaaataaaaattaaatcacataAATACTGTAACACGTAATCAAACACGAACAAACGAGTAAACAACGAAGCGGCGATGTGCTTGTAGTGCGCAGACTGTAGCGGCGTTTTCAATACGTCGTATGCTTGTGCTTGTCGCAGATTAGTGATGAGTCACGACCGGTCGACCTTGGACCATGCAGCGCTCTATTGTTTTGAGTTCAGTTCACTCACTGTCACTGTGTGGGTCAGTTGTGTTGTCTGTCAGTGCAGACCTTTTGTTATTGTAGGCTGATCCAGGTCTTTTCTCACTTCTTGGCGTCATAATGAGTTGTAAACGTGATTACGAGAGTGGCGCTTCCAAGAGAAAGAGAAAGAAACAGAAAGAAGAACagttaaaaaaaactaataaaagtgTTGAAAGTTACTTTCTGTCATCAAAAAAAGTCAATGAAAAGACGTTAGCAGGTAACTATAATCATTGATTTGTACATGAAGTTCTAAGTACTGTAGCGTGGCATACttcttttgtatatatttttcattgttattttatttttttcaaaattttgtgcTGATTTCAAAAACATATAATGTTTGGTAGATTTTCTTTCAAATATTTCTAgtaaaaattttacaaacaaaatttGGCGGTAGGAAGATTTGTTTCAGTTTCGTTTTCATTTAGAGATTCACTTTCCCCTTCACACTCGCTAACGATCGTCTGCATATTGCACACACAGAAATAACATTTCCATTATAAACGTTATTTTCATTCTTAAGGAATATTCTGAACATAATTTGTTTGATTTAGATGAAGCAgaaagagaagacgaaatacaacCCGAACCCAGCAGCAGTAAGTTGGATTGCCAAATTATAAATATTCAGGATGAGGATGAAGTTATGTTGGAACTGGAAACTGGTAATATTGAAGATAAAAGTAAAGAAGACAGAAAAATAGGTCCCAGTGCTGGTAAGTCAACTTACACAGTTCTTGATATTGAGAGGGATCATGACGCTGAGGTTATAGCTTCATTGTTAGGCAAAGAAAATCCCACAGACAAAGGTCATTTTGAGAAAATCAATTTATCGACCACACTAAAAACATTTATAGTAAAAACAGGAAGTTGTCAGCCAAAAGGGCCATTTCCAAAAGATAGCAAAAACAGGTCTTTCTCTTCATTTTACTATAATACAGATCCAAAAGCAGGTCAACTTAATTCTGTCAAATGGCTGAACTACTCAACACTTCAAGGCTGTGCGTATTGTTTGCCGTGTTGGTTATTTTCAGACTTGGGCGAGACTAACCACGGATGGGTTACTTGTTTGAAAGAATGGCAAGGCTTATCAAACAAAATCAAAACTCACAGTACTTCAGAAAATCACATTCATGCTTGTAAAGCTTTCCATCGATGGAAATGTAGCAAACAAATAAATAAGTTGGTAGATTCAGAACAACAATCTCAAGATCTGTTTTGGGCACAGGTCTTAGAAAGACTTTTTGATATTACCCTTACGTTGGCTAAAAATTCACTAGCTTTTAGAGGTTCTCAAGAGCATAACGGTAACTATGAGGGAAACTTTTTATCTTTAGTACAACTGTTGGCCAAGTATGACACTGTTATGGCACAGGTTGTAAGCATGCCGAAGGGTCACACTAGATACTTAAGTCATGACATACAAAATCAAATCATTAACTGTATGTCTTCAAAATTGAAAGGAAAGCTCCTTGAAAACATCAACAAAGCAAGGTTTTTTTCACTTATTGTTGATACAACACAAGATCTTGGCAAGAAAGACCAGTTGAGCTTTGTGATTCGTTATACGAATTTCCTTGAAGAGTTGAGGCAAGACGAAGATGGTAATTTTGAAGAATATAAGAAATTAAGTATTGAGGAATCATTTCTTGGTTTCTTCCATGTAAAAGACGCAACTGCACTTGGACTTTCCACCCAAGTTGTTGACTGTTTACAAAACCTGGGCTTAGATATACACAAGTGCAGAGGACAAGGCTACGATGGTGCGTCGGTTATGAAAGGACCATACACAGGTGTGCAGAAAAGACTTCAATAAATTGAAAAACTTGCTGTTTATGTACACTGCAATGCGCACAATTTAAATCTTGCCATCAATGATGCTGTTAAGGAAGTGAGAGCAGTGGACAGTTATTTCACAACTCTGCAATCTCTTTATGTTTTCTTCGGCCTCAGCATTAAGAGGTGGGACATTTTGTCGTCATTAACGGGTGAATCTGAAGTGACATTGAAGAAGTTGAATCCAACTAGGTGGGCATCAAGACATGATTCGATTTTAGCAGTTAAGGTTAGGTATTTGGACATTATGAAAGCTCTTACGAAGATTATACTTGAGAGTAACAAGCAAGAAGAAGTTTCTGAAGCTAAATCACTTGCAAAATCCCTTGATAACTTTCAGTTTGTAATGCTGACAGTAGTGTTGTCCAAGATTTTTACACAGCTAAACATCACGTCTAACTTTCTTCAAGGCAAGGAAACAGACTTAGAAAAAGCTGCCAGAGTACTTGAAAGAAGTCAAACTGAGCTCAAGAAAATGAGGGAAGATTACGAGGCCTACAAAGATGAAGCCACACTTATAGCACGTAAATGGAACGTACAACCAATGGTTTCTCAAAGCAGGCAGCGCAAAGTAAAACGACACTTTGATGAACTAGCAGAAGATTTCAGGTTTTCAATTGGTGAAGAGGCCTTCAGAGTGTAAGTGTTTTACGCTGTTTTGGACATAGTCAATCGTCAAATTGAGGACCGCTTTTCTTCTGTTCGAGATGTTGTCCAGCTGTTTTCTGTTTTATTTCCAACAGTTCTGGTCAAGCTAACTGAAAAAGAAATCTTTGAAAAAGCTGGAGAATTGCAAAGAGTGTACGAAAAAGACATAGGGCCATCGCTACCTCTTGAACTTATATCCCTTCAAAGTGGATTTAAATGTGAGCTATCAAAACTGAAAACGGTTTATGACTTAGCTTCACTTTTAATGATTGAGTTTGACACATTAGCTACAAGTTTTCCAGAAGTACAGACTGCTCTAATGTTATTTTTGACTTTGCCGGTAACAGTGGCATCTGCAGAAAGGTCGTTCTCAGTGCTAAAAAGAATTAAATGTTATCTCCGAACATCAATGGGACAAGACAgacttaggctacggctccacgggcgagaaattgacgctagcagtagcagtaaaatgaacttgaggttccgcggaacggaatgggaatggccgaactgtaccgactacaggacttgtgcgtagtcggttcaatTCGGCTactcccattccgttccgcggaaccttaagttcattttactgctactgctagcgtcaatttctcgcccgtggagccgtagccttagcgATCTTGGAATGTTGGCGATAAACCAAAGAGAAGCCTCACAACTAGACAAGCGTACGTTAGTGCAATGCTTTGCAGAAATGAAATTTAGAAGGAAAGTTTTTGCAGtgtagtatttttaattttatcataACCAATTATTCTCGATATTGgcttatttaacttaaaataatttCCAAACAAGCTACTAAATCAAGCAGTATCATGTATCatcaaaatttaaatttgtgCAGTATATCAAAAAGtgtatttgaaatttttaaagaaatttataATTTTCAACAACAATTTTCGCAAACTTATTTTAAAAGAGGTGTATTTTCATTAAGAATTATTTAATATGTTGCCTCGTTTAACTTAAAAATGTTGCAAACAAACTAACATGTAAGAAAATTGTATTATTGTATTACACCAATTCTGTGTAAAATAAACATTCATAcgtgaatattaaattattcgTTTTATTTACCTTTTCAATTAAGGTTGTTTCAATATTGTGCAACCAtactatgtattatttatttaactGGACTTATTTTTCATTTACTTCTGCATTTGTTTTGAAATAGTGTTACCTTCTTACCATACGTCTGGGATCATTTCATCCATTACATCTTCTTACCATTACCTTCTGTGCTGGTTATACATCTTTGGGAGGCTTTACTCACAAGGTCAAATGAGAGGAGACCGAGATCAGAGATTTAGACTTAATTTATTTTCAGACTTAAATCTAACAATCAGACCAGTCACGAGAAAATTTAGAATATagtaacataaaaaaaaactaaaactattGATCCCTTTACAGTTATTTTATCATCCATAATCCCGTCGGGCTGAGGGTCCGGGGGTGGGTAGTTATGTTATATGGTTCACGGTTCACACGCCCCCCTCTCCTTCATACCAGGGACCCCTGTGGTAAGTCCGTATAGGGGGCCCCAAAGGACTTCTTGCAGGGGGCCCCAGAATTTGTAGATCCGGCCCTGCGTCTTAGCACACACGGCGCCGTGGTACaagactcatctttgcgcccccttttgtcagaagattatatAGGTTATAGTTACGGTAgaattaaaactaattatatgtacctatataaaaaaaaaacttggtttcagtgtacaataaatatattatacacggctcactaaaataattagttacgcccctgtactactgattacttaaaattcaagtagtatttatgtaacctttctggaaactccagattattgttgagactcgcatttgaacccctcgccggggcagatcgtcaaaagcttcctaacgagaatcatctctaatctatcgacgctcccgctattcgtaaaaaggccgcattttaccggctttttttgctatcgttttataccgctcagataattcaatctgctcagtattatcgacgatgatttatttagcgtattagtgagtgccttacaaatgaaccaaatggattatggaattcaatcagagctctgatgtgacacgtcatcaaggaataaaactgtaagtactctacatgtatgtgaacataacttattagtcgtgatactgtatgcattttgaaccatatacctctcgtagcaaatattctttgtgccatttatgcagataatactttaaattacatatgaaaaatcgttatctactcttaaccagcttacctatgggaatatactctataaccgtacaataagtataggttactattgttaaggatactttacgtattgcctaaacacttctgttccatcgagccgtatcatattaattatttattaattaaatcctcaaggtccttcgtatttgcatattttgataatctctattctgagaataacggtttttcatttatagtgtctttctgttgcatttggaaatttccaagccacgccgccccggcacaaaaataaaatattcctctctttctgcactcaaattctcagtatttaacccagcacgtctctacaatagctggtaggttgttaagcccggtctacacgtgcaatttcagaaactacttgctttgttcaaataaaggagtcgttttgtttgtatgaaaaaatatttgcatatattacattattttattttcgtaaatatatttttctgtttatagtatacaaaaagtgtactcatttcttggctgatagtacgggtgttataattttaacattgtttgttcaaccttttgatttaaattaaatttataattttgaatccgattaagcctggttcacaggttacaaaaattattaaaaataattttgttttcttgcataaattgtaagtttttgctacatttagcttcgcttaggctcattttacacttctagaaaactatagaaaataaataattgttttttccttcaatttaattaatttaaatacttgttaagggtgtctcacacttgctgaaaaatacccattttggaaaattgcatatattttgaaattttatagttttgcatttcatatactaatctgcgctcatacagggtgatactattaagccaatctcacactattaaacgtgtaatatataatatattgtacatattctctcattttcgcatcgatttataggtttagacatttgcaaataatctatctaatctcacattctcgcaacatggctgaccgatcaaaatataaccgacagaggctcaccgcaaaacttgatataaccaagttggctgattcggttcccacaactcttaattctctaaacaaatataaaattcgtgaaataatttcacaactcaaacattcttacggacttttccgcgatgctcaaaatgtgctggagacgatccccgaggaacctaccccctctactgattcctctgtggtttttgataaatatttggatacaatttctctattggaagaaagattagaggtcattgaaagttctaatgtgactgctaccccctccctccaatttgaccctaattcttctctaacctcacagtctatggctaggcaacgaacagtaaacctccctcgtattcagttaaaaccatttagtggcttagttactgaatacaattcattcattgagacctttgatacaataataggatctgatactacattaagtgatctggaaaaactcatttacctcaaaagttttctaacttccgagcctttgacgcttctcgagcatatcccactcacaggtgacaattacaaaatagcccgggataacctgacacaaaggtacgccaactctaaatcgcttatcaaaactctcatctctcaaattcttgatgcgcctcctatttctggaaacgcaaatcactcacaattaagaaattttcatacggtcatgtcaaataattttaaggccctattgaacttgaataggcccccttcagatctcttgcatttacttctcatacatatcgctactcagaagctcgacgcacctaccattagggctcttgagttccaatccggtggtagccaagctacccctgattttgtccattttctaggggaaatcgagacacgcgttgttcatcttgagaatattcactctcaatcaaaaccaaaatcgactactacttccagacactctttacacctagcctcagacacttctaccagtaacctttcgcctcgcttaggtcctaagaaatgttcctattgcaacgactctcactcgatctactcttgtcctcagttcaagcagttgaattctaaagaacgttttagttttgtcaaacaaaataaattttgtattaattgtcttgggtctcacatgctcgatcagtgtaaatccaaattctcttgcatagtttgtaaatctcgtcatcacacgttgctccatttcgacaaaacgggtcatagtaacccttccgcggctgttggccaacacaactcaaataatcataataaaaccgctatctcaaataactcccatacacagggtaattcacaacaggggccctcacatgttagagctcctgaaacggaagttaatcttcaaaattcgactccacattcaatggctctatctgcagcctcgcttgataatcatttggtgttattaagcacactccaggtctatcttgtcgctcctagcggcaagagggtcttcgcaaaggcacttttagactcggcctcacaggtttcatttattagtgctgacctcgtaaaggaactgtcactcaccactagagatggaaaattacggatcaatggaattaactccacctcatcctcgtctcaatctattgtagatacaacaattttcgctgtcgctaacgacgttccttttgacatctcgtgctctgtactcccaaagataacaaatccgcttcctcaaatttctatttcggcgagcaaactaaacataccctcagagataccattaggtgatccgatgttccatgtaacatccccaattggtatcctgctcggtgcagacctgtataacgatatcattcaacctgaaataattcgtttgggaaaaggtcttcccgttcttcaacgcactctactcgggtacacgatatcagggtcagttccagactttgctcttaagtcgaaaaatactaaaaaggctttggaattttattcaaactctctcgttacttgttgttctcataacactccttccgccgtaaatgagccggtagtgtccaac encodes:
- the LOC126888625 gene encoding zinc finger MYM-type protein 1-like — translated: MSCKRDYESGASKRKRKKQKEEQLKKTNKSVESYFLSSKKVNEKTLADEAEREDEIQPEPSSSKLDCQIINIQDEDEVMLELETGNIEDKSKEDRKIGPSAGKSTYTVLDIERDHDAEVIASLLGKENPTDKGHFEKINLSTTLKTFIVKTGSCQPKGPFPKDSKNRSFSSFYYNTDPKAGQLNSVKWLNYSTLQGCAYCLPCWLFSDLGETNHGWVTCLKEWQGLSNKIKTHSTSENHIHACKAFHRWKCSKQINKLVDSEQQSQDLFWAQVLERLFDITLTLAKNSLAFRGSQEHNGNYEGNFLSLVQLLAKYDTVMAQVVSMPKGHTRYLSHDIQNQIINCMSSKLKGKLLENINKARFFSLIVDTTQDLGKKDQLSFVIRYTNFLEELRQDEDGNFEEYKKLSIEESFLGFFHVKDATALGLSTQVVDCLQNLGLDIHKCRGQGYDGASVMKGPYTGVQKRLQ